The Orcinus orca chromosome 20, mOrcOrc1.1, whole genome shotgun sequence region AGCACCCTTATAAGTCAGGATTTGTTATGGCCACTACAGTATTGTTCATTGAGACATTCTGTCGGacttttgtttaaaatgaaaaaaaaactagcagtcatattttaaaatagtttttctgggcttccctggtggcgcagtggttgagagtctgcctgccgatgcaggggacatgggtttgtgccccggtccgggaagatcccacatgccgcggagcggctgggcccctgagccatagccgctggacctgcgcgtacggagcctgtgctccgcaacgggagaggccacaacagtgagaggcccgcgtacagcaaaaaaaaaaaaaaaaaaaaaaaaaaaaaaaatttttctttactaCAGTCAGCATGGCTGAGGGGGATGTGCCATTGAGACTTTTCTGGCTGCTTGAAGAAAATTCACAAGTATTTATACCTTTTACAAAACCAGATACTGGTATCAATGAATCATCATTACAGGGCCAGAAATTATTAAGTAATATAGCCAATCAGAACTATGGACTTGTCAGAGATAAAGGTGAAATATGGATGTTAAAAAAGACTCcttggtgcttccctggtggcacagtggttaagaatccgcctgccaatgcaggggacacgggttcaagccctggtccaggaaaagcccacatgccgcggagcaactaagcccatgcaccacaactactgagcctgcgagccacaactactgagcctgcatgccacaactactgaagcccatgtgcctagagcccgtgctccgcaacaagagaagctactgcaagaGCAGTTTTGTGATGTATAATATTTACCTGCTTTTCTGAAGTGGAATCAGTTATAAGTTTCCATCTATTCACACGTTTGACTTGCACAGTTGAGCAATCCTGTAAGGAAGCACTGTTCTCATTTTGCAGGTGATAGATTTGAGGCAGAGGGAGGTTAATTAACTTAAGCAGCGTTAGTAGCTCCGTAAGAACAATTCAGTCTTCCTCCTGTGTTCCTCTCTATTCTCACACTCCTAGCACCTTCACAACgtttctgacaccagatgtgggTGGGTTTTTCCCCACGCCGAGCAATTAATTCTACTTTACCAGCTGGGTGCCCTACAACTTAGCTCAGTTCAGACACTCTTTTCCTGGAGATAgcttcagatcccacaggttaagggctcagtcccacgagatcgccctcccccacctcagatGCCGTTTGCAAGTAGAAGGcccccaggttacccacaacttctgtctGACTTGGCTGCAAATCAGAGGTTTGCAAGACTCTTCCACTTCGGAGTCACTTATTTGCTGGTGCGGCTCACGGAACTCAAAGAAACGCTTAACATTTGCTAGTTTGTTGAAGGATATGACACAAGGCGAACCCCATACTattgggattttatggaggcttcctcacTAGGGGGTGCGGCTGAACATTCCAAGCCATCTAATCAAGCTTTGACCTTTCTGCTGACCAGTCCCCATCCAGGAGCCCCCCCAAGAGTcatctcattagaacaaaagacactcctagcAACCAGGAAATTACGAGGATTTCAGGAGCCCCGTGTCAGGAGCTGGGGGCGGAAACCAGTATATTATGTCACAGTAGCAGTACCCGGATTGACCCCAGACCTGTTGGCCCCAGAGTGCACTCTCATACCGGTACATTCCACTGCCTTTCATTTCCCCTGATACCCAGGGCGAGAATGATGACCCTGAACCCTGGGAGCCACCACAAGGGACTCTTGTGTGAGCCTCACTGCTTAGACTTGAGCAAATTGTTCACTGCACAGGAGCCCCTGGCTGGGGGGCTAGTGATTCACACAGAGCCACCACTTGGGCTTGGACCTACGTCTCATGGCTTCCTTCTCCTTTGCCAGTTGTGTCTTCCCAGGACTCTGCCCTTCCCCAGAAGGGGCTGGAGAAAATGACCAAGTTCCAGGTGAGTTGAGTTTTATCTCTTAAAATTACATCTCTTTTCTCAAAGATTAGATACATACTTTTTCTCTCCCATGGGAAggataaaggaagaaaacatgtgtttgttatatgccaggtacttgcctttttttttttttttttggctgtgccatgcgtggtttgcgagatcttagttccctgaccaaggataaAACCCGAGCCCACTGCAGTAAAAAtgctgagttctaaccactggaccaccagggaattcccaggtacTTGCTTTTTTATTggttctagtttttatttttggtttgttttattttatcattttcatttcaaaaataagaGTACAGAAATCCATAGATATCAAGAAATTTTGAAAACCCAAACTACTACACTGcttgtgaatcagttatacttaatataattataatcacAGTATATGtgtaattttcaattttattttttcacttaatgttaaCACTTGAGTTTTTATGACTCAGCATTCTTCTGTGTATTGTCTGAGAAGGCTTTCTATTTTTTGTCTAACATTTCAGAAGCTACAGTTAAGCATACAGACTGCTGTACCTCTGACTAAGTTTTGCTTTGATTCATAACACTTTTGCATAGGGCTTTAAAAAATGGAGTATAATTTACTTACAAAAATTATAGGTCAATGACAGTTGTATACCCCATTTTGCAAGTTGTATAATCGCATTAACCCACTACACaaaacaagaaatagaacatttacaTTACCTACATTACCCCAAAAATTCTCTCATGTCTCTTTCAAGACAGTTTCTTACCCCCGGGAGGCATCTACTGTTCTGATCTGTCATCACATCACTAGATTTActtgttttcaaattaaatataatCGGTGAAATCATAGTATATGTGctcttgtgtctgacttctttcaccccGCGTaaagtttttgagattcatctgtgcTGTTGCAGGTgtcagtaattcattccttttttattatattccattttatgaatatatcagTTTGCTTATCCTTTTGAAGGACCTTTGAGTTGTTTGCAGCTTTTAATTGTTAATGCATAAAGCTCCCATGAGCATTCTGCGCAGGTCTtgaggacatatgttttcatatctCTTCGGTAAACCTCTAGAAGCGGTAGATGAAtataaactgttttccacagtgcttGTACCATTTAACAACTTATCAGTGGTGCATGAAAGTTCCAGTTTGTTCTACCTCTTTGCCGCCATTTGGTGTTGTAGATCTTTTTTATGTTAGCCATTCTAATGAAATGACATCTCACCGTGActgtaatttgtatttccctcatGATACATGAGGTTGAATACTTTTTCATGGGTTTTTGCAATTGGCATATCCTTTATGAAAAGTTTGTTCAAgtcatttgcccatttaaaaatgtggcttctactttttattattgaggAGTTCTTTATGTTTTGTGAGTTCAAGTCCTTTGTTAGATATACGtactataatttttttccattctgtgatTTGTcgatttgttttcttaattttgtcttttaaaatcattttgaggtgaaatttacatgtaatatatatataaaaatatatttgatcaaTTTTGACAAATATACATATGCACGTGACCACTGCCACAATCTAGACGTAGATCATTTCCATCACCAAAAAGGTTACCTGGTGCCCCAGTTAATCCCAATCCCACATCCCTGGCTGTAGGCAATAACTGATTTACTTTATGTCACCCCAGATCAGATTCATCGTTTCTTGAGTTTCACattaatggaattatacagtatatgctcttcttgtgtctggcttcattTGTTCATCAGAATGTTTTTGAATACAggtcaatagtttgttcctttttattgctgcatagtatttcattgcatggatataccacaatttggtTATTCAttcacctcttgatggacatcttttattgtggtaaaatatacataacagggacttccctggcggtccagtgagttagactccatgctcccaatgcagggggcccgggttcaatccctggttggggaagcaGATCCTACCTGCATGCCGCAagtaagagcctgcatgccacaactaaagatcccacgtgccacaactaagacccagtgcagccaaaaataaaataatttcaaaatatatatatacataacataaaatttaccattcaaactatttttaagtgtacagttcagtggtattaagtatattcacactgttgtgcaaccatcaccaccacacatctccagaacttttttcatcttctcaaagtgGAATTtcatacccattaaacactagttccctatcccccacaCCCCCCAGTCTCTTGCAAACATCActttacttcctgtctctatataTGACTACTCtgggtatctcatataagtggaatcatacacataatccttttgtgactgtctggcttcacttagcataatgtcttcaagtttcatccatctGATCaggattttaaagcaactatcataagggaattccccagaggtccagtggttaggattctgcacttccactgcagggggcacaggttccatccctggtcagggaactaagatcctacatccTGCATGCcatgaggcatggccaaaaaaaaaaaaaagtcaatgatcataaatatatttcagtatttaGCATGTGGCATTGACATGCGGactggagaagaggaggaaactaCATAAGGTAGACTCAAGGTCCCCAGGATCTAGAACAACTTCCCACCCACCCTCTCCACCCACTAAGTGCTGTCCCTCTCCCAGTGGCCACTGATCATAAAATTGAGGCTGTGTGTGTGCTTGATGTCGTAGGAGCCAGTGTCCTTCAAGGACGTGGCTGTGACCTTCACCAAGGAGGAGCTGGGGCTGCTGGACTCCACTCAGAGGAAGCTGTACCAAGACGTGATGCTGGAGAACTTCCGGAACCTGGTCTCAGTGGGTGAGGACAGGCACCCTGTGACTCAGTGTCAACCCTCAGAAGTGCCTTGGTTTCAAACGTTTAAGACTTGGGGCTCTTGAAGTGCTTCCCTGAATCTGGGGCCCTGAATTTCCTCATCCCAGTGGGACATCTCATCTGTACCTTGTCTATTTTCTCAAATTGTAGTTGTGACATCTTGGTGGGGTTGTAAAGTCAATTAGCAAATTGCGTCATTATTGCATTTAATGAAATAGGACGGAATAGCATAGCTTCTTGTCAGGAACTGCATATAGTGCAACAGAAATTGTGAGTTAAAGACAGGAAAGGAGATGTGATAAAAGTAGATAGTGGTTAGGATCGAGTCATTTGATCCCTCGATTCGGTGATGTACATCTGTGTATTTGTCTACCAGATCACAGCATAAGAGGTATTTATTACAACAGGTCATGATCAGAATTTGGAAAAATACTACTTACAGTGCATGAAGATTGTAGAATTGGGACTAAAAATTTTGCCTTTAGTGTACTCACCTTACACATGTGCCATTTCTTTTTCACAGGATATCTACCTTTCAAATTAGATATGATACTACagctggggagaaaaaagaagcttTGGGTGATGGAGCCAGAAGCCCAAGGAGCTGGGTGTTCAGGTGAGAACCATGCAGGTCTGAGTCCTTGCAGATCACAGAGAATGGTGCTAAGTGGATCTCACTGCCCACTCCTCCTGCAGACAGCTCATGAGTGGAGAATATATCAGTATGATGAAAGGATTATTTCAGAACACTGTTAATCTTCTGCTGAATGCCTaatctaattttaatttctatggTACTTGTATTAGCCATcaattgctgtataacaaattgctCTTAAACTTTGCAGTTTAGAGCTACAGGCATTatagtttctgtgagtcaggaatctgGGGGCAGCTTAGCAGGGTAGTTCTGGCTCATGATCTCATAAGATCTCAAGGAGTCTGCATGAGCTGCAATCCTCTGAAGGCTTGATGGGCCTCAAGGGATGTGCTTCCAAGATGGGCTCATTCACAGGGTTGTTgacaggaggcctcagttcttccctggctgttggcaggaggcctcagttctttgccaaacaggcctctccctaGGGCTGCCTGAATGTCCTCAAAACGTGGCAGCTGGTTTCCCCAAGCTAGTTACACCCAAGGGAGTAGAAGGCAGAAATCAAAGTGTCTTTTATGACATAACCTTGGAAGTGACATACCATCACGTCTGCCATATCCTGTTGGCTTTGCAGGCCAATCCTGAAAGGTTGTGGAGGGGACTTCAATAGGGTGTGGATACCTCCTGGAGTTTGTCTTGGATGCTGGCTACCACAGCGACTTTTGGTATTTGCAGATTCATATCTACAAAACCTGGAAGATAATATTAGCCATTCAGGCTTATCAGAAAATTCAGCCAAATTAAGTGGCAATAATTATCATAGGATTTTTTACTCCCATAGGATGTGTCAGTTAAGGGAATgagttttctagtttttattcCCAGTTATAATGTTCACTAGTTGAATATTATATATTAGGACATCATTGAAATAAAGAGGAATTCTCTCAAATCTAGCTTATGTATTAACATGTGCATATAATGGCTGAATTAAGGAAATAAAGTTATCATCTCATGGGTTCATTATCAGGACAGAGGAGATGTTTCcctttgcaaatcttttcttttcacttttgctGAGCAAGTCCCCTGCTCGGTAGCACTGTATTTCTAATTTTGACCTCATACATAAGTCTCGGTACATTAGTTCTAAATGAGTCTCATTAACACGTAGTGAATAGGAGGCTACTACTTATCAGCTCTTTGTTTCCGTAAGcatgaaaaaacaaagacagagtCCAGCTGAACTCTCCACTGGTTGAATAGGGTCTCCCAGCACAGTCGacctgtgaaatatttttttgtcCCTGAACTTGTCCTCACTTTCATCTCTGAATTCTCTTTATCCCTCCAGGACACGGGAACCAAAATGAGATAGAGACTCTTCAAGAAGCAGGATTAAGACAGCTTTTACATGAAGGCCTTATGTGCTGGCAGATATGGGAACAGTTTACAAGTAAATTAACCAGAACTCAGGACTCAATAATAAATCTGCAAGGCAAGAAGTTGCCAAAACAAGATGATTCCTCCTGTGAGGCATGGTCAGGAGAATCTACTCAGCTTCCTGAAGATGAGAACTATGTAGGAAAGCTTCAAGGAGAGAGTTCCACAAGTATCAAAAATCAAGAGTCTCCAACTCAGACATCCTGGGATTTCTGGAGAAAAATGTATCTGAGAGAGTCACAGAATTATCAGAGTAGGTGTCAGCAAATTGACATAAAAGATAAACTGTGTCAGTGTGATCACTGTGTCATGAGAAGGATCTCTCATCACCATGGCAATCAGGAAGTACACAAAAGCGAGAAGGCTTGTGGCCACAATAATCATGGAAAAGACTTTGTGAAGAACACATCCCAGCATAGTATCATCCACTCAGGAGAGCAGACCTCTGATGAGACTGGAAAAGGTGTCAGCCTTGGCTATGATGTTGAACTTCATCAGCAGTTGTGTGTAGGAGAGAAGCCCCACGTGTGTAGTGAGTGTGGGAAGGGCACCACGTATAACTCAGTGTTTCACATTCATTACAGTGTTCACAGAGGAGGGAAACGCAGTGGGAATGATGAATGTGGGGTGGACTTGGGTCAGAGCTCACATCCGGAGACCCATCAGAGAGTCAACCCAGGGGAGAAACCCTACAGATTTGGGGTGTGTGCTGCTGAGAGCTTCAATCAGAACTCCTCCCTTCCCACTCATGAGCCCATTCACCCGGGGGAGAATCTGTGTAGGGGTGGCAGGTGTGGGAAGGGCTCCAGTCATAGCTTAGACCTCAACAGTCACTGTGTAGACAACACTGGCGAGAAATCCTGGAAATGTGAGCTGTGTGGTAAAGGCTTCAATGAGACATCACAAATTCAAGCCCATCAGACAGCCTACCCTCAAGACAAAACGTCCAAATGGAAGGCATATGACAGGATATTCAGTCAGAGCTCTGGTCCTCTTcagagagttcacactggagaaaaaccatataaatgCGAGGTATGTGGGAAAGACTTCAGTAAGGCCTCCAACCTTCAAGCCCATCAGAGAATCCACACCGGCGAGAAACCCTACCAATGTGATGTGTGTAATAAGAGCTTCAGCCGGAATTCCCATCTTCAGGCCCATCAGAGAGTCCACACGGGAGAGAAACCCTACAGATGTGACACATGTGGGAAGGATTTCAGTCAGATTTCCCATCTTCAGGCCCATCAGAGAGTCCACACAGGAGAGAAGCCCTACAGATGTGACACATGTGGAAAAGGCTTCAGTCAGAGCTCACATCTTCAAGACCACCAGCGggtccacactggagagaaaccctacacGTGTGACGTGTGTGGGAAGGATTTCAGTTGGAGCTCCCATCTTCAAGCCCATCAGAGAGTCCATACAGGGGAGAAACCCTACAAGTGTGAAGAATGTGGGAAAGGCTTCATCTGGAACTCGTACCTTCACGTTCATCAGAGGATCCACACGGGAGAGAAACCCTATAAGTGTGGCATGTGTGGGAAGAGCTTCAGTCAGACCTCCCATCTTCAAGCCCATCAGAGGGtccatacaggagagaaaccctacaAATGTTTTGACTGTGGTAAGGGCTTTAGCAAGAGTTCATGTCTTCAGGTTCATCAGAGAGTCCATAGTGGTGAGCAATCCAGTACATGCAGAGTGTGATAAAAGTGTTCTTCAGAATTTAGACTTCTCATTTTCATCAGAAAACGCCCACAACAGGGGCTATTTATAAAATGTTGTATTTTAAGCATTCAGGAGGGAGCTGCTTTTTTTTACAGTCATCCGAATTCCATTGGAGGACACCTATTTGTTGTATGAGTATGGCCAGTGTGTCCAGCAGAGCCCAAAATGTCACAATTCTCAAGAGAATGCACAGCAGAGAAACCTTGTAAGGATGGTGCAGTAGGTTTCAGTCAGAACCTTTACATTCAATAGAATCTACATGGGGGAGAAGCTTTAAAAATGAGAAGTACCGTCAGGACTTCAGGAAAAGTATAATGATGGACATGACAAAATCCAcgtccactagaatgtaagctccatgggggCAGGAGGTCTATTTACTGCTTGTATGACTGTGACCTGGAACCAGTGCCAAACAGAGCAGGTGCCCTGGACTTTGTCTCACTTGAAGGAGAGGAATAGGacaaacatttgaaaatgttaGTGAGCTCAATCCCAAGTAGTCACGATAAATTGTACTAGGAAAAGGATTCTTGGAAGAAGCCTTAAAAGTTAATTCAAGGAaatgataatttaataaaaatacgtTAAATCATGCAGTCTACAATTTGCGTGTTAGATTTTTGCCATTGGCTCCTATCCTGCTCAGCTCCACTTTTCAAGCAGTAAAGGGCTCGATTTTTTATCGCATCATTTAAGACTTTCTCTGGACAGTGTACCATCAGTTGTGTATAGTGTaagtttcaatatttttctttcgtTGGGTCTTTGGTGACAGAAAAAgactgaatggaaaaagaaaaacttggttTTCATTCCATAAAGCTTCCTGTCAAGGGGTCTACAAAGAAGGGAGAACATATTATAATATGCATTTTGGATGTTGAACTAAGCTGTTAAGGCACAGAGCGTTTTGGACAGCACCCCATGCTTCTCAGATGCTTCTGTATTTTTCAAGTTTGCTTGTTTGAACCGTTTACTCAGGTGTATATTTACTGGAGGTAGTGGACAGTTTCCCACAgctgttttgctttgttgtttttttttttgagtatagctaatttgcaatgttgtgttagtttcaactgCACAACAaagtaattcatatatatataatatgtgtatatatatatatatatatatattctttttcagattcttttcctttataggttattacagaatattgagtagagttccctgtgctatactgtaggacctagttgttcacattttttttttcttctggaccTTACCTTCCAGGACACTGATTGCTTAAGTTCTATGGTATCTCAAGTTTCATGTTACCATCAGAAATCCAGGGCCAACACCATACACTGGGGTGGGCTACCGGATCTCATGGATGTTTATAACCGTTAGGATGTTCTCAgttgtaagaaatagaaaacccaactcaaactagCTGAGACAAAAAGGAGGATTATGTAATTACTTCAAAATCCTTTTCAGATAATCCCAACATCTAAATTGTCTTGGTATTGATGtctgttgattgtttttttctcattcaagttcTGATTGTtctggttcttggtatgatgggtgatttttttttttattgtatcctGGATATTTGGGGTACAATGTTGCAAGACTTTGGATCCCATTTGATCTTTTTTGTCAGGAAGTCACTTGTTTAGGTGTAGTACACAGGTCCAAATGGGAATGGAAGTTCACCTTCCTTCTGGGCCCTTTTGACACTGTGTGTGTGGGAGTGGGGGCGCTGGTGGGGGGGTGGCAGAGGGCCAACTGCCTCTACCTCCTtgctgctgaaagttcagctgtccCCGTTCAGCCTAGTAGGGGGCATTAGAGCACTGCCTAGGACTGCCTCACCTCTGTGGGTGGTGGGAGTGAGGTGGGGAGTGGGAATTCAGCTTTCCATTCATCCCCACTGACCTAGTATTATGGGCTCTCTGTCATATTTGCCTTCTCCTTTTCCAGAAGGGGGATAGTTCAGTAAATTCCAGAAAGTAGTATTTCCTTTCTTGGTTAAACATCTTGTCCATTCTCAGAAGGGATATGACTCTTACAAAGAGAGCTTAACATCCGTTGAGGGATACTTCAAGATCACCATTCCTACTATGTTGAAGCCT contains the following coding sequences:
- the ZNF233 gene encoding LOW QUALITY PROTEIN: zinc finger protein 233 (The sequence of the model RefSeq protein was modified relative to this genomic sequence to represent the inferred CDS: inserted 1 base in 1 codon), which gives rise to MTKFQEPVSFKDVAVTFTKEELGLLDSTQRKLYQDVMLENFRNLVSVGYLPFKLDMILQLGRKKKLWVMEPEAQGAGCSGHGNQNEIETLQEAGLRQLLHEGLMCWQIWEQFTSKLTRTQDSIINLQGKKLPKQDDSSCEAWSGESTQLPEDENYVGKLQGESSTSIKNQESPTQTSWDFWRKMYLRESQNYQSRCQQIDIKDKLCQCDHCVMRRISHHHGNQEVHKSEKACGHNNHGKDFVKNTSQHSIIHSGEQTSDETGKGVSLGYDVELHQQLCVGEKPHVCSECGKGTTYNSVFHIHYSVHRGGKRSGNDECGVDLGQSSHPETHQRVNPGEKPYRFGVCAAESFNQNSSLPTHEPIHPGENLCRGGRCGKGSSHSLDLNSHCVDNTGEKSWKCELCGKGFNETSQIQAHQTAYPQDKTSKWKAYDRIFSQSSGPLQRVHTGEKPYKCEVCGKDFSKASNLQAHQRIHTGEKPYQCDVCNKSFSRNSHLQAHQRVHTGEKPYRCDTCGKDFSQISHLQAHQRVHTGEKPYRCDTCGKGFSQSSHLQDHQRVHTGEKPYTCDVCGKDFSWSSHLQAHQRVHTGEKPYKCEECGKGFIWNSYLHVHQRIHTGEKPYKCGMCGKSFSQTSHLQAHQRVHTGEKPYKCFDCGKGFSKSSXSSGSSESP